A single window of Deinococcus aquaedulcis DNA harbors:
- the nth gene encoding endonuclease III has product MTAKLAAQRPRGAGARAAQVLEALETLYPDARTELDFQTPFELLVATVLSAQATDVSVNAATPALFAAYPDAHAMSEAQPEDLEPLIRRIGLYRAKARNLAALARLLVERHGGEVPNDFDAVVALPGAGRKTANVVLSNAYGYPAIAVDTHVGRLSRRLGLSVQTNPDKVEADLQALFPRERWVFLHHALILHGRRVCTARKPDCPGCVMNTFCPKVGVA; this is encoded by the coding sequence ATGACAGCCAAACTTGCGGCGCAGCGGCCACGGGGCGCGGGGGCGCGGGCCGCCCAGGTGCTGGAGGCGCTGGAGACCCTGTACCCCGACGCCCGCACTGAACTGGACTTTCAGACCCCTTTTGAACTGCTGGTGGCCACGGTGCTCAGCGCCCAGGCCACGGACGTGAGCGTAAACGCCGCCACCCCTGCCCTGTTTGCCGCCTACCCCGACGCCCACGCCATGAGCGAGGCCCAGCCCGAGGACCTGGAGCCCCTGATTCGCCGCATTGGCCTGTACCGCGCCAAAGCGCGGAATCTGGCGGCGCTGGCCCGGCTGCTGGTGGAGCGCCACGGCGGCGAGGTCCCCAACGACTTTGACGCTGTGGTGGCACTCCCCGGCGCCGGACGCAAAACGGCGAATGTGGTCCTCAGCAACGCTTACGGCTACCCGGCTATTGCCGTGGACACCCACGTGGGGCGCCTGAGCCGCCGCCTGGGCCTGAGCGTGCAGACCAATCCGGACAAGGTGGAGGCTGACCTGCAGGCCCTCTTTCCACGCGAGCGCTGGGTCTTCCTGCACCACGCCCTGATTCTGCATGGGCGCCGGGTGTGCACCGCGCGCAAGCCCGACTGTCCGGGCTGCGTCATGAACACCTTCTGTCCCAAAGTGGGGGTGGCGTGA
- a CDS encoding type I restriction endonuclease subunit R, translated as MTEQEIENSFVEKLKDLKYIYRPDLRSREKLESNFREKFNALNHVTLTDSEFVRLLEQIITPDTFEAAKRLRTRHTMLRDDDTPLDYTLVNVKDWCKNSFEVVNQLRMNTHSSHHRYDVMLLMNGVPVVQIELKTQEVVPRKALEQIVAYKNDAGNGYGHSLLCFLQLFVVSNGASTHYFANNNAEHFRLGADERYLPIYQFAHRNNQKITQLDEFSEQFLAKCSLGEMISRYMVLLETERKLLMMRPYQIYAVKAIVDCIAQNTGNGYIWHTTGSGKTLTSFKASTLLKDNDDVDKCIFVVDRKDLDRQTREEFNRFQAGSVEENSNTGRLVRRLLSSEKADKVIVTTIQKLGLALSGGGRKEYQGQLAPLRDKRIVFIFDECHRSQFGENHQAIKEYFPASQLFGFTGTPIFDENARYTQFEGKQGRYQTTADIFQQQLHAYTITDAIADQNVLRFHVDYYKPEGEPASQAGPQEPPKEAVIEKIIQKHDAATAGRKFNAILATASIDDAIEYHDKFAQIQARKQEENPAYVPLNVACVFSPPPSLGAEARGLAEDLAQEREDNKQNPEAKKQALERILEGYNAKYGTNHRLAEFDAYYQDVQKRIKDQQYANRDYAHKNKIDVVIVVDMLLTGFDSKYLNTLYLDKKLQHHGLIQAMSRTNRILNDTKPYGNILDFRGQQEAVDDAIKLFSDASDKDAARKMWLVEPAPVVIGELQKAVRKVAQFMDIHDLSPTPDQVHNLKGDAAQVQFVKLFKEVQRLSTQLEQYTDLTEDDRRTIDATLPRDELQAFRGAYLEVAQKLKAKQDKPQPEPEVADLDFEFVLFASAIIDYDYIMTLLAQSTNDTPEQQRVTREKLLELIGADAKFLNEREEITEYITSLPTGRGQSREEIEAGYERFKAAKNARELATLAQVHGLAPNALQGFVATTMQRLIFDSQALGDLLAPLGLGWKARKRKEEALMTDLAPLLRRRAEGRDIAGLGAYEQ; from the coding sequence ATGACAGAACAAGAGATCGAGAACTCCTTTGTGGAGAAGTTAAAGGATCTGAAATACATCTACCGGCCTGATCTCCGCAGTCGCGAGAAGCTAGAGTCTAATTTTCGCGAGAAATTCAATGCACTGAATCACGTTACCCTTACCGACAGCGAATTCGTTCGACTGTTGGAGCAGATCATCACGCCTGATACCTTCGAGGCGGCCAAGCGCCTGCGCACCAGGCACACCATGCTGCGCGACGATGACACGCCGCTCGACTACACGCTGGTCAATGTCAAGGATTGGTGCAAAAACAGCTTTGAAGTGGTGAACCAACTGCGCATGAACACCCACAGCAGTCACCACCGCTACGACGTGATGCTGCTGATGAACGGCGTGCCCGTGGTGCAGATCGAGTTGAAAACGCAGGAGGTCGTGCCGCGCAAGGCCCTGGAGCAGATCGTGGCCTACAAGAACGATGCGGGCAACGGGTACGGTCATTCCCTGCTGTGCTTTTTGCAGCTGTTCGTGGTGAGCAACGGCGCCAGCACCCACTACTTTGCCAACAACAACGCCGAGCATTTCCGCCTGGGCGCTGACGAGCGGTACCTGCCCATCTATCAGTTTGCCCACAGGAACAATCAGAAAATTACCCAACTGGACGAATTCTCTGAGCAGTTTCTGGCCAAATGCTCTCTGGGCGAGATGATCAGCCGCTACATGGTGTTGCTGGAGACGGAAAGAAAACTCCTGATGATGCGGCCCTACCAGATCTACGCTGTCAAAGCGATTGTGGACTGTATCGCCCAGAACACCGGCAACGGTTATATCTGGCACACCACCGGCAGCGGCAAGACCCTGACTTCGTTCAAGGCGTCCACGCTGCTTAAGGACAACGACGACGTGGATAAGTGCATCTTCGTGGTGGACCGCAAGGACCTGGACCGCCAGACCCGCGAGGAGTTCAACCGTTTTCAGGCGGGCAGCGTGGAGGAGAACAGCAACACCGGCCGCCTGGTGCGGCGCCTGCTGTCGAGCGAAAAGGCTGACAAGGTCATCGTGACCACCATCCAAAAACTGGGGCTGGCGCTGAGCGGCGGGGGCCGGAAGGAGTACCAGGGGCAACTGGCGCCGCTGCGGGACAAGCGCATCGTGTTTATTTTCGACGAGTGCCACCGCTCACAGTTTGGGGAGAACCACCAGGCCATCAAGGAATACTTCCCGGCCTCCCAGCTGTTCGGCTTTACGGGCACGCCCATTTTCGACGAGAACGCCCGCTATACGCAGTTTGAGGGCAAACAGGGGCGGTACCAGACCACCGCCGATATCTTTCAGCAGCAGCTGCACGCCTACACCATTACCGACGCGATTGCCGACCAGAACGTGCTGCGCTTTCATGTGGACTACTACAAGCCCGAAGGCGAGCCGGCCAGTCAGGCGGGCCCGCAAGAGCCGCCCAAAGAAGCCGTGATCGAAAAGATTATCCAGAAGCATGATGCCGCCACGGCTGGGCGTAAATTCAACGCCATTCTGGCGACGGCCTCAATTGATGACGCCATTGAGTATCACGATAAGTTTGCCCAGATTCAGGCCAGGAAACAGGAGGAAAACCCGGCCTATGTGCCTCTGAATGTGGCCTGCGTCTTCTCGCCGCCGCCCTCGCTGGGTGCCGAGGCCCGGGGACTGGCGGAGGACTTGGCCCAGGAGCGCGAAGACAACAAGCAAAACCCCGAGGCCAAAAAGCAGGCGCTAGAGCGCATTCTTGAGGGTTACAACGCAAAATACGGCACCAACCACCGCCTGGCCGAGTTCGACGCCTATTACCAGGACGTGCAAAAGCGCATCAAAGACCAGCAGTACGCCAATCGCGACTACGCCCACAAGAACAAGATTGACGTGGTGATCGTGGTGGACATGCTGCTGACCGGCTTTGACTCCAAGTACCTCAACACGCTGTATCTGGACAAAAAGCTGCAACATCACGGGCTGATTCAGGCCATGTCGCGCACCAACCGAATCCTGAATGACACCAAGCCCTACGGCAACATTCTAGATTTCCGGGGCCAGCAAGAGGCCGTGGACGACGCCATCAAGCTGTTTTCTGACGCCAGCGACAAGGACGCCGCCCGCAAGATGTGGCTGGTGGAGCCCGCCCCCGTGGTCATAGGGGAGCTGCAAAAGGCCGTGAGGAAGGTGGCGCAGTTTATGGATATTCACGACCTGAGTCCCACACCGGACCAGGTCCACAACCTGAAGGGCGACGCGGCCCAGGTGCAGTTTGTGAAGCTGTTCAAGGAAGTGCAGCGCCTGAGCACCCAGCTGGAGCAGTACACCGACCTGACCGAAGACGACCGGCGCACCATTGACGCCACCCTGCCCCGGGACGAGCTGCAAGCCTTCCGGGGGGCCTACCTGGAAGTGGCCCAGAAGCTCAAAGCCAAGCAGGACAAGCCCCAGCCCGAACCCGAAGTCGCCGACCTGGACTTTGAATTCGTGTTGTTTGCCTCCGCAATTATTGATTACGACTACATCATGACGCTGCTGGCCCAGTCGACCAACGACACCCCCGAGCAGCAGCGCGTGACCCGCGAGAAGCTGCTGGAGCTGATTGGCGCGGACGCCAAGTTCCTGAACGAGCGCGAGGAGATTACCGAATACATCACGAGCCTGCCCACGGGCAGAGGCCAGAGCAGAGAAGAGATTGAAGCGGGGTACGAGCGCTTCAAGGCGGCCAAAAATGCCCGCGAGCTGGCCACGCTTGCCCAGGTCCACGGGCTGGCCCCGAACGCCTTACAGGGCTTTGTGGCCACCACGATGCAACGCCTGATTTTCGACAGTCAGGCGCTGGGCGACCTGCTGGCCCCGCTGGGCCTGGGCTGGAAGGCCCGCAAACGCAAGGAAGAAGCCCTGATGACTGACCTGGCCCCACTGCTGCGCCGCCGCGCCGAGGGCCGGGATATTGCCGGACTGGGGGCTTATGAACAGTAA
- a CDS encoding ATP-binding protein, translated as MTKLNPNEVNQGDLGEIVSKIRGSFISKANLRFILLYAYNGVGKTRLSREFKSRGSILDDNGNEIDDTLYFNSYTEDLFQWDNENLLLRINHNSSFFAILESHDDIGIRIRDFFKNYAKVYFEFKAYDVEKPEESWTVEFFDTPDSDEGTRIKISRGEERIFIWCFFLAIMQYVLDEDQDVGNSEYSDEEYRKYGWVKYIYIDDPISSLDDNNAILVATDLADIIKDHYIKMRNKDDEKKNNSRIKIVFSTHHGLFYNVLLNELEGFKWNTTESYVIKRDDISNIYSLIPPKSVPFFYHLSIMNDLEAAYLSGNINYYHFSMLRVVLEKISAFFGYNAVSDCIPNEEKRSIYNRVVNLRSHGKHSLYEITNVSDEEKDIFKSIFEDIKNKYNFSLS; from the coding sequence ATGACGAAGCTCAATCCTAATGAAGTAAATCAAGGTGATCTTGGGGAAATTGTTAGTAAAATACGTGGTAGTTTTATAAGTAAAGCAAATCTCCGATTCATTCTTTTGTATGCATACAATGGAGTTGGAAAAACCCGTCTCTCTAGGGAATTTAAGTCCAGGGGTAGTATATTAGATGATAATGGCAACGAAATTGATGATACGCTTTACTTTAATTCGTACACTGAAGACTTATTTCAATGGGATAATGAAAATTTACTATTAAGAATAAATCATAATTCGAGCTTTTTTGCTATCTTAGAGTCGCATGATGATATCGGGATAAGAATCCGGGATTTCTTTAAAAACTATGCAAAAGTGTATTTTGAGTTCAAAGCTTATGATGTTGAAAAGCCAGAAGAAAGCTGGACAGTAGAATTCTTCGATACACCTGATTCAGATGAAGGTACGCGCATCAAAATATCTCGCGGCGAAGAAAGGATTTTTATATGGTGCTTCTTTTTAGCCATTATGCAGTACGTTCTGGATGAAGATCAGGATGTAGGGAATTCTGAATATAGTGATGAAGAGTATCGAAAATACGGTTGGGTAAAATATATTTATATCGACGATCCAATATCGTCATTGGACGACAACAACGCGATTTTAGTAGCAACCGATTTAGCTGATATAATCAAAGATCACTATATAAAAATGAGAAATAAAGATGATGAGAAAAAAAATAATAGCAGAATTAAAATCGTTTTTTCTACTCATCATGGACTCTTTTATAATGTATTACTTAATGAGCTGGAAGGCTTTAAATGGAATACCACAGAAAGCTACGTTATTAAAAGGGATGATATAAGTAATATATATTCACTTATCCCGCCAAAATCGGTTCCGTTTTTCTATCACCTGTCCATAATGAATGACCTAGAAGCAGCTTACTTAAGTGGTAATATAAATTATTACCACTTCTCTATGCTGAGAGTAGTTCTCGAAAAGATTTCTGCTTTCTTTGGATATAATGCTGTCTCTGACTGCATTCCTAACGAAGAAAAAAGGAGTATTTATAATAGAGTTGTCAATTTGCGGAGCCATGGCAAACACTCTTTATATGAGATCACTAATGTGTCCGATGAAGAGAAGGATATATTTAAATCAATATTCGAAGACATTAAAAATAAGTACAACTTTTCACTGAGCTAA
- a CDS encoding type I restriction-modification system subunit M: MTDQQMNQLGKTLWGIADQLRGAMNADDFRDYMLAFLFLRYLSDNYEAAAQRELGEDWPVVAAGGNALQAFYDANPDDIAEFEDLMRRRVHYVIRPESLWSHIAGLARQQSPELLTTLRRGFKYIEEESFGNNFAGLFSEINLDSEKLGKNQAERNKKLTTIVGKIAEGLSGFSTDSDVLGDAYEYLIGQFAAGSGKKAGEFYTPQQVSSVLSGIVALDSQDPALGYKKRLGSVLDMTSGSGSLLLNVRRTVEAHGGHIGKIYGQEKNITTYNLARMNMLLHGVKDTEFEIFHGDTLSNDWDIFKDENPANKPQFDAVVANPPFSLRWEPTEATAQDARFKSYGVAPRSAADFAFLLHGFHYLAPMGTMAIILPHGVLFRGGAEERIRRKLLEDGHIDTIIGLPSNLFYSTGIPVAILVLKKCKKFDDVLVINASEHFGKKKRQNELRPEDITKILDTYRERREEAHYSRRVPLDEIAQNGYNLNITRYVSTDKAEEEIDLGAVHDNLMALEDRIRKATQEHNKFLQELGLDLLPG, encoded by the coding sequence ATGACCGACCAACAAATGAACCAATTAGGCAAGACCCTCTGGGGGATTGCCGACCAATTGCGCGGCGCGATGAACGCCGACGATTTCCGCGACTACATGCTGGCCTTCCTGTTCCTCCGTTACCTGTCCGATAACTACGAGGCAGCGGCGCAGCGTGAGCTGGGCGAGGACTGGCCGGTGGTGGCGGCGGGCGGCAATGCCCTGCAAGCCTTCTACGACGCCAACCCGGACGACATTGCCGAGTTCGAGGATCTGATGCGGCGGCGGGTGCATTACGTGATCCGGCCCGAGTCGCTGTGGAGCCACATTGCCGGGTTGGCCCGCCAGCAGAGCCCGGAGCTGCTGACCACGCTGCGCCGGGGGTTCAAGTACATCGAGGAAGAATCGTTCGGCAACAACTTTGCCGGGCTGTTCTCCGAGATCAACCTGGACTCCGAGAAGCTGGGCAAGAACCAGGCGGAACGCAACAAGAAGCTGACCACCATCGTGGGCAAGATCGCCGAGGGCCTCAGCGGGTTCTCGACCGATTCCGACGTGCTGGGCGACGCCTACGAGTACCTGATTGGGCAGTTTGCGGCGGGGTCGGGCAAGAAGGCCGGCGAGTTCTACACGCCTCAGCAGGTGTCCAGTGTGCTGTCGGGCATCGTGGCGCTCGATAGCCAGGACCCCGCGCTGGGGTACAAGAAGCGGTTGGGCAGTGTGCTGGACATGACCAGCGGCTCCGGGTCGCTGCTGCTCAACGTGCGGCGCACGGTGGAGGCGCACGGGGGCCATATCGGCAAGATTTACGGCCAGGAAAAGAACATCACGACCTACAACCTCGCCCGCATGAACATGCTGCTGCACGGCGTCAAGGACACCGAATTCGAGATTTTTCACGGCGACACTTTGAGCAACGACTGGGACATCTTTAAGGATGAGAACCCCGCCAACAAGCCGCAATTCGACGCGGTGGTCGCCAACCCGCCCTTTAGCCTTCGCTGGGAGCCCACCGAAGCGACGGCGCAGGACGCCCGCTTCAAGAGTTATGGCGTGGCGCCCAGGTCGGCGGCAGATTTCGCCTTTCTGCTGCACGGCTTTCACTACCTCGCGCCGATGGGCACGATGGCGATTATCCTGCCGCACGGCGTCCTGTTCCGGGGCGGCGCAGAAGAACGCATTCGCCGCAAACTGCTGGAAGATGGCCACATTGACACCATCATTGGGCTGCCCTCCAACCTGTTCTATTCCACGGGCATCCCGGTGGCGATTCTGGTCCTCAAAAAGTGCAAGAAGTTTGATGACGTGCTGGTCATCAATGCTAGTGAGCACTTCGGCAAGAAGAAGCGCCAGAACGAACTGCGCCCCGAAGACATCACCAAAATTCTGGACACCTACCGGGAACGCCGCGAGGAGGCGCACTACTCGCGCCGGGTGCCGCTGGACGAAATCGCGCAGAACGGCTACAACCTGAACATCACCCGGTATGTCAGCACCGATAAAGCAGAAGAAGAAATCGACCTGGGGGCGGTGCATGACAATCTGATGGCCCTGGAGGACCGCATCCGCAAGGCCACTCAGGAACACAATAAATTTCTGCAAGAACTCGGATTGGACTTATTACCCGGTTAA
- a CDS encoding MFS transporter, with translation MSWRFSRQVWLFLSSVFVFGLSQAFTALFLNFYLRALGLGAEWQGLLNALPAVTLAALSLPAVALARRISNAHTLKVGAVLGLVGTALLVLANGPALVVLGAIVQGAGAALSIVAGSPFMANQSDERTRVTLFSVQSALMTGAGFLGNLLGGQVPAAYAGWTGTEPDGLGALRAALAVAAGLQLLGLVPVLGLKPSGKTVREGRSFRVQDKRTMARLVLPNILVGLGAGATIPFLNLFIEGKFGISYAGLGTLFAWTSLATAATALLQPLLVRRLGQLQAVLLVQASSLPFLALLGFAPSLWLVTAALFTRGALMNAAGPVYSAYAMTALPEDDRPMYSAVNVIAWDLGWAASSVLSGVVRGALPFSAAFHVLFAWTLLMYAASVVAIYLGLYRPARLKGALAPVSPPA, from the coding sequence CTGTCGTGGCGCTTCTCGCGGCAGGTGTGGCTGTTCCTGAGCTCGGTGTTTGTGTTCGGCCTGTCGCAGGCCTTTACGGCGCTGTTCCTGAATTTCTACCTGCGCGCCCTGGGCCTGGGGGCCGAGTGGCAGGGCCTGCTCAACGCCCTGCCCGCCGTGACCCTGGCCGCCCTGAGCCTGCCGGCAGTGGCGCTGGCCCGGCGCATCAGCAACGCGCACACGCTGAAGGTGGGGGCCGTTCTGGGCCTTGTGGGCACCGCCCTGCTGGTGCTCGCCAACGGCCCCGCGCTGGTGGTCCTGGGGGCCATCGTGCAGGGGGCGGGCGCCGCCCTGAGCATCGTGGCGGGCTCGCCCTTCATGGCCAACCAGAGCGACGAACGCACCCGCGTGACCCTGTTTAGCGTGCAGAGCGCCCTGATGACCGGGGCAGGGTTTCTGGGCAATCTGCTGGGCGGGCAGGTGCCGGCCGCCTACGCGGGCTGGACCGGCACCGAGCCAGACGGCCTGGGCGCCCTGCGCGCCGCGCTGGCGGTGGCTGCCGGGCTGCAGCTGCTGGGGCTGGTGCCGGTGCTGGGCCTGAAGCCCAGTGGCAAAACGGTGCGCGAAGGCCGCAGTTTTCGTGTGCAGGACAAGCGCACCATGGCCCGGCTGGTGTTGCCCAACATTCTGGTGGGGCTGGGCGCTGGGGCCACCATCCCCTTCCTGAACCTGTTTATTGAGGGCAAGTTCGGCATCAGCTACGCCGGGCTGGGCACGCTGTTCGCCTGGACCAGTCTGGCCACCGCCGCCACCGCGCTGCTGCAGCCTCTGCTGGTGAGGCGCCTGGGGCAGCTGCAGGCGGTGCTGCTGGTGCAGGCCAGCAGCCTGCCGTTCCTGGCCCTGCTGGGCTTCGCCCCCAGCCTGTGGCTGGTCACGGCCGCCCTGTTTACACGCGGCGCCCTGATGAACGCGGCGGGCCCGGTGTACTCCGCCTACGCCATGACCGCGCTGCCCGAGGATGACCGCCCCATGTACTCGGCAGTGAACGTGATCGCCTGGGATCTGGGCTGGGCCGCCAGCAGCGTCCTGTCCGGCGTGGTGCGCGGGGCGCTGCCTTTCTCGGCGGCCTTTCACGTGCTCTTTGCCTGGACGCTGCTGATGTACGCTGCCAGCGTGGTTGCCATCTATCTGGGGCTGTACCGCCCGGCGCGCCTGAAGGGGGCCCTGGCCCCGGTTTCACCGCCTGCCTGA
- a CDS encoding restriction endonuclease subunit S, translated as MNSKELKTRPVPAPRLRFPGFKGEWEEKTGGQLFNQISNKKHNSDLPILAITQDKGAVPRSEIDYHVSVTNESVDSYKVVEVDDFIISLRSFQGGIEYSRYKGICSPAYIILRATKEVATGYFQHYFKYAGFVKDLTKNLEGLRDGKMISYKQFSEVPIPLPPTLPEQTRIAAALSSLDAVIAAHQNRQDALRQHKRGLMVGLFPAEGERVPRLRFPEFEGAGEWEVKTVGQVSTSFSGGTPSTSNREYYGGRIPFIRSAEIASESTELFLTESGLANSAAKMVDKGDLLVALYGANSGETGISRIRGAINQAILCIRPKTDTRFMYQFLAHSKDRIIALYIQGGQGNLSGEIIKSVKIPIPPLPSEQTRIAAALSSLDDLITAQGENIVALQEFKRGLMQGLFPATGREE; from the coding sequence ATGAACAGTAAAGAACTAAAGACCAGGCCCGTACCCGCGCCCCGGCTGAGGTTTCCGGGGTTTAAGGGGGAGTGGGAAGAGAAGACTGGGGGCCAGCTTTTCAACCAGATAAGCAATAAGAAACATAATTCCGATTTGCCCATCCTCGCCATTACGCAGGACAAAGGTGCTGTTCCTCGAAGTGAGATTGATTATCACGTATCTGTTACTAATGAGAGTGTTGATAGCTATAAAGTTGTTGAAGTAGATGACTTTATTATCAGTCTCAGGTCGTTTCAAGGTGGTATAGAGTATTCTAGATACAAGGGGATATGTAGCCCGGCCTATATCATTCTGCGCGCCACTAAAGAAGTAGCTACAGGTTATTTTCAGCACTATTTTAAATATGCTGGATTTGTCAAAGACTTGACAAAAAATCTTGAAGGGCTGCGCGACGGCAAAATGATTAGTTATAAGCAGTTCTCGGAAGTTCCCATTCCCCTCCCCCCAACCCTCCCCGAGCAGACCCGCATCGCCGCCGCGCTCTCCTCGCTGGATGCCGTCATTGCGGCCCACCAGAACAGGCAGGACGCCCTGCGCCAGCACAAGCGGGGGCTGATGGTGGGACTGTTTCCCGCTGAGGGCGAGCGGGTGCCCCGTCTGCGCTTTCCAGAGTTCGAGGGGGCGGGGGAGTGGGAAGTAAAAACAGTGGGGCAGGTATCCACAAGTTTCAGCGGTGGAACGCCCTCAACTTCAAATAGAGAATATTATGGTGGACGAATTCCCTTTATTCGCTCTGCCGAAATTGCCTCCGAATCTACGGAGCTTTTTCTTACTGAGAGTGGTCTGGCAAATTCTGCTGCCAAAATGGTTGATAAAGGCGACTTGCTAGTTGCACTCTATGGCGCTAACAGTGGCGAGACAGGCATCTCAAGGATTCGAGGCGCAATAAACCAAGCTATTCTGTGCATACGTCCCAAAACGGACACCAGATTTATGTATCAGTTTCTAGCGCACAGCAAAGACAGAATCATCGCGCTATATATCCAGGGTGGTCAGGGTAATCTTTCCGGAGAAATAATCAAGTCTGTAAAGATTCCTATTCCCCCTTTGCCCTCCGAACAGACCCGCATTGCCGCCGCGCTGTCTTCCCTCGATGACCTCATTACCGCGCAGGGTGAGAACATAGTGGCGCTGCAAGAGTTTAAGCGGGGGCTGATGCAAGGGCTATTTCCGGCAACTGGGAGAGAAGAATGA
- a CDS encoding zinc ribbon domain-containing protein, whose translation MSDTSPLRRLHRVQELDLNLDRLRDEEHNIPDDLRAARAEQERLNNELEDTEITLEGVDKQVRQQELDLAGTREQIARAREEQEKNAFDARAQSQYGSRIQMLSERADEMEEDLGPLKARQQELNERSAALRAQHRTLRPTLNDLETRDEARVQDLRDQGAADRQERADLVAALDARTVREYDLIRRAKKGLGVVEIKAGRCSGCNVNLPVNVQQKAAQGKLPPVKCPSCGRFLIRLDLA comes from the coding sequence ATGAGTGACACGTCTCCCCTTCGCCGCCTGCACCGCGTTCAGGAGCTGGACCTGAACCTCGACCGCCTGCGCGACGAGGAACACAACATTCCTGACGATCTGCGCGCCGCCCGCGCCGAGCAGGAGCGCCTGAACAACGAGCTGGAAGACACCGAAATCACCCTGGAGGGCGTGGACAAGCAGGTGCGCCAGCAGGAACTGGACCTGGCCGGCACCCGCGAGCAGATTGCCCGCGCCCGCGAAGAGCAGGAAAAGAACGCCTTTGACGCCCGCGCGCAGTCGCAGTACGGCAGCCGCATTCAGATGCTCTCCGAACGCGCCGACGAGATGGAAGAGGACCTGGGGCCCCTCAAGGCGCGCCAGCAGGAACTCAATGAACGCTCGGCCGCCCTGCGCGCCCAGCACCGCACCCTGCGCCCCACCCTGAATGACCTGGAAACGCGCGACGAAGCCCGCGTGCAGGACCTGCGCGACCAGGGCGCCGCTGACCGCCAGGAACGCGCCGATCTGGTGGCGGCCCTGGACGCCCGCACGGTGCGCGAATACGACCTGATCCGCCGGGCCAAGAAGGGCCTGGGCGTGGTGGAGATCAAGGCCGGGCGCTGCAGCGGCTGCAACGTGAACCTGCCCGTGAACGTGCAGCAGAAAGCCGCCCAGGGCAAACTGCCCCCGGTGAAGTGCCCCAGCTGTGGCCGCTTCCTGATCCGCCTGGATCTGGCGTAG